ACCCTAAAGCTCCTGGAACTATCATCACCAAAACAAGAGACATGACCAAGGTTTATAGAATCTCCTGATTTGTCTTTACATGTGAGAATTTTCATTAAAAACCAAAAGTTATACTTCTTGATATGACAGACGGTTTTAACGAGCATTGTTCTGAAACGCAATGTGACCATGCTGGATATAGCAAGCACCCGGATGCTTGGTCAAGTTGGCTTTCTTGCCAAGGTAATAACATACATTGCAAGGTCCGTTACAACTATGGTCTGCTTCAGTCTATAATCTAACATCGCCTGCGTTTCTCCACTCTTTTTGGTCAGGTATTTTCGATATTTGAGGATCTTGAAATATCCGTAGATGTTGTTGCCACTAGTGAAGTCAGCATATCTCTGACACTGGACCCGTCAAAGCTTTGGAGCAGGGAACTGATTCAACAGGCAAGTTCATGTCGAATCCTCAACACTTTGTGCTTTTCAGAGGCCTTATCTTTGTTCCTTGTAAACAGGAGCTTGATCATGTTGTTGAAGAACTTGAGAAAATTGCAGTTGTGAATCTCGCAAAAGGAAGAGCAATCATCTCTCTAATCGGAAATGTTCAACACTCCTCCCTGATTCTAGAGAGGGTTAGATCTCACCTCCTTGATGGTTCTTCTCACAGAGTAACAAACATTTCTAAATATATTTTTTTTAAACTTCTGACAGGCGTTTCATGTTCTTTGGACCAAAGGCATCAATGTCCAGATGATATCACAAGGAGCATCCAAGGTAAACATTTCCCTTATAGTAAATGATGCTGAAGCTGAAGGATGCGTTGAGGCTCTTCACAAATCCTTCTTCGAGAGCGGTGACCTCTCAGAGTTATTGATACAACCCAGACTTGGCAACGGGTCACCTGTCAGGGCAATGCAAGTAGAGAACTGACTTGACTAGCTCATTGCTTGAATCTGCAGTTTCCATCAAGAACTGCTTGTTGTCCACACGTTTAGTTGTTCCACGTTTAGGCTAGTGAACCGCTTGCCATCTTTTCATTTGGTGTGAGAACGATCTCTTGGACCATTTTTTATTTAGCGTGATGAAATATTAACCAATAAGAGAATAAGAAACATATTGGGATGTAACTACAGATGCTTGAATAGGTTTTGGTACAAGAACATTTTAGGCTAAAAGCTGTGGAGTTGTGTAAGCATATGGACAAGCTCATCACTCGAAGGCCTATCTGCAGGAAAGTCAGAAAGGCAGACGATGGTGATCCGTAAAGCCATTAACATCTCGTCTTCCTCCACTTCTTCACCAAGTATACTCTCATCTAACGCTTCTCTTGCTTCCCCTGATTGCTGCAAATGCTTCAGCCACAGTCCTAAGCTGCCTCCGCTTGCACCTTCTACACAGAAAGGTTGCGTCGGGTCTTTTCCGGTTAAAAGAACACCCAATATCATCCCAAAGCTAAACACATCGCTTTTCTCTGTATATCTGTTCACAAGGAGTTGCATACCAACGTTAGTTTAGTAAAAGAGAAGAAATTGCCAAGGTTTGGATTCGGATCCAGATGTCTATGAACTGCTAATACCCGCTATTTTTTGGTTCCTAAAAGTTTCGGATCAGTTTTGGGTATTTAAGACTAGAAAAACCAAAAATATCCTAAACCCGAAAAGATACCCGGAAACTTGAAAAGATATCCAAGATATTCAAATAGTCAAAAATGAATGAAATTCTACTCAAAATTTGATCCAAAACCCGAATATCCAAAATTTTGTCCGATTACCAATATATATGTTTGAAAATCTAAAGTTTTATCCGAAACTAAAACTATATCCAAAAATCCGAGCTAGAAAATATCCGTAATACCAAAAATATGCCAAAACACCCGTATATACCTAATATATACTCACAATTTCAAGTATTTTGGATATCTCATGGGTCGGGTCTAAAACCCGTGAGTCCTCCACAACAAGGCTCAATGAGGTAAATTGGCATTATCCGCAGCCGACCCGAACTGGTTTTCTGGATCGGTTTCGGTTCGGGTCCGGATAAAATGTGTGGGCCTAAGAAGAACTAGGAAGTGATGGTGTTTGATTATAAGCATTAAGCACCTGTTACTTTGAGATGACTCAGGAGCAGAGTAGCAAGACACTACTGATGTCTGTGAACTAGGCATGATCTTAGCCAACCCGCAATCAGTAAGCCTAGGCTCAAACTCAGAATCCAACAACACATTCGTAGGTTTCAAGTTATAATGAAGAATCTGTTGCTCCTCACAGCCGAAATGAAGATACTGAAGCCCTTTCACAACCCCAACAGCAATCCTCAGCCTAACCTCCCAACCAAGCTCCATCTCATTCCCTCTAACTTTACTCATCACATCCTCAAGACTACCGTTGGGCATGTAATCGTAGACGAGAGAGAACTCATCCGATTCGCGGACGTAAGCTCTAAGGCTCATGACGTTCCTGTGCCTTAAACCAGCAAGAAGCTCAAGCTCCTTCTGCAGCCTTCTCTTAACCGACTTGCTAGCTGCTCCTCCTTCTGGTGAGCTGTAGCTTAGCTTCTTTACCGCAACCACTAGACCGTTATCGAGCACCGTCTTGTGGTATTTACCGTTAGGGTCCGAGCCAAGGAGGTGGATGCTGTTACCGAGAGCTGCGTGGAGAGACTTTGGTGTGATCTTGGGGGAGAAGACGACGGGGCCTTTGAGGATTGGTGTTTGTTTCATGTACTTGACGATGCAACGGACCAAGAAGGCTAAGGCTAAAGCCGAGAGCAGCCCTGTTAGAACACCTGAGACGATGCTAAGTAATATAACCTTGGAAGTGATTCTTGATTCGAGTG
This genomic interval from Brassica oleracea var. oleracea cultivar TO1000 chromosome C2, BOL, whole genome shotgun sequence contains the following:
- the LOC106327272 gene encoding inactive leucine-rich repeat receptor-like protein kinase CORYNE translates to MEQITRRNINTLSLLLLFFLTFTSTTATTSSCRRRAVKHLSTTQATSLESRITSKVILLSIVSGVLTGLLSALALAFLVRCIVKYMKQTPILKGPVVFSPKITPKSLHAALGNSIHLLGSDPNGKYHKTVLDNGLVVAVKKLSYSSPEGGAASKSVKRRLQKELELLAGLRHRNVMSLRAYVRESDEFSLVYDYMPNGSLEDVMSKVRGNEMELGWEVRLRIAVGVVKGLQYLHFGCEEQQILHYNLKPTNVLLDSEFEPRLTDCGLAKIMPSSQTSVVSCYSAPESSQSNRYTEKSDVFSFGMILGVLLTGKDPTQPFCVEGASGGSLGLWLKHLQQSGEAREALDESILGEEVEEDEMLMALRITIVCLSDFPADRPSSDELVHMLTQLHSF